One part of the Acetonema longum DSM 6540 genome encodes these proteins:
- the atpA gene encoding F0F1 ATP synthase subunit alpha — MKLRPEEITAIIKQQIERYQVDLNVDDVGTVIEVGDGIAHIHGLQRAMAGELLEFDNNVYGMILNLEEDNVGAVILGGETAIKEGATVRRTGRIMQVPVGEAMVGRVVNALGQPIDGKGPINTTEFRPVEYRAPGIADRQSVKEPLQTGIKAIDAMIPIGRGQRELIIGDRGTGKTAIAIDTIINQKGQGVICIYVAIGQKASTVARVVHTLEQAGAMEYTIIVAATAADSAPLQYLAPYAGVTMGEYFMYKGGHALCVYDDLSKHAQAYRAMSLLLRRPPGREAYPGDVFYLHSRLLERAAKLSDALGGGSITALPVIETLAGDVSAYIPTNVISITDGQIFLESELFYAGIRPAINVGISVSRVGGSAQIKATKQVAGRLRLDLAQYRELAAFAQFGSDLDKATKALLERGQRMTELLKQPQYAPYPIEEQVLSIYAGVNGYLDDVPVDMINKFEADYLKFLRTQYNEIVKIIREKKAMDADTEAALKKAIQEFKDTFVTNPQSLAQEAAR, encoded by the coding sequence ATGAAACTAAGGCCGGAAGAAATCACGGCGATTATTAAACAGCAAATCGAGCGCTACCAGGTCGACCTCAATGTAGATGATGTGGGTACAGTAATCGAAGTTGGCGACGGTATCGCCCATATTCACGGTCTACAACGGGCCATGGCCGGTGAACTGTTGGAGTTTGACAACAATGTATACGGCATGATCCTCAACCTGGAGGAAGACAATGTGGGTGCCGTTATCTTGGGCGGCGAAACTGCTATCAAAGAAGGCGCTACCGTGCGCCGCACCGGGCGCATCATGCAGGTTCCGGTGGGAGAAGCTATGGTGGGCCGGGTAGTCAACGCCTTGGGCCAGCCCATTGATGGCAAAGGACCGATTAATACCACCGAATTCCGTCCGGTTGAGTACCGGGCTCCCGGCATTGCCGACCGTCAGTCGGTTAAAGAACCGCTACAAACCGGAATCAAGGCGATTGACGCCATGATTCCTATCGGCCGCGGCCAACGCGAGCTGATCATCGGTGACCGGGGCACCGGCAAGACGGCCATTGCCATTGACACGATTATTAATCAAAAAGGTCAGGGCGTTATTTGCATTTATGTGGCTATCGGCCAAAAAGCCTCCACTGTGGCCCGGGTGGTTCATACTCTGGAGCAGGCCGGCGCTATGGAATATACCATTATCGTAGCCGCTACCGCCGCTGACAGTGCGCCGCTGCAATATCTGGCTCCTTATGCCGGCGTTACCATGGGCGAGTACTTTATGTACAAAGGCGGCCATGCGCTGTGTGTGTATGACGACCTCTCCAAGCATGCTCAGGCATATCGGGCTATGTCGCTTTTGCTGCGCCGGCCTCCCGGACGGGAAGCCTACCCCGGCGACGTGTTTTATTTACACTCCCGTCTCTTGGAACGGGCCGCCAAGCTCTCTGATGCCCTGGGCGGCGGTTCCATTACCGCCCTGCCGGTCATAGAGACTCTGGCCGGCGATGTTTCGGCCTATATCCCCACTAACGTGATTTCGATCACCGACGGTCAGATCTTCCTGGAAAGCGAGCTCTTCTACGCCGGTATCCGTCCGGCCATCAACGTCGGCATCTCAGTTTCCCGTGTCGGCGGGTCGGCTCAAATCAAAGCCACCAAGCAGGTAGCAGGCCGTCTGCGCCTGGATTTGGCCCAATACCGGGAATTGGCCGCTTTTGCCCAGTTCGGTTCCGACCTGGATAAGGCTACCAAGGCTTTACTAGAGCGGGGCCAGCGCATGACGGAACTTTTGAAGCAGCCTCAATACGCTCCTTACCCCATTGAAGAGCAAGTCCTTTCGATTTATGCCGGTGTCAACGGCTATCTGGATGATGTGCCGGTAGACATGATTAATAAATTTGAAGCGGATTACCTGAAATTCCTGCGGACCCAATACAATGAGATCGTCAAAATCATTCGCGAGAAGAAAGCCATGGATGCCGACACCGAGGCAGCTCTGAAAAAGGCGATTCAGGAGTTCAAGGATACCTTTGTGACCAACCCTCAATCACTGGCACAAGAAGCGGCGAGGTGA
- the atpG gene encoding ATP synthase F1 subunit gamma: MPSAREIRRRIRSVKNIQQITKAMKMVAAARLRRAQERAMAGKPYMEKIHGILASVAAHAGEVQHPLLAAREVKKVGYLVIAADKGLAGAYSSNVIKEALAQVKGRQDIGLATVGRKARDYFKRRDYPVEREYTGFSDKPTYQHAVMLTRELTQAYLAGEYDEIHIVYTQFFSPAHFTPATVKLLPLAAPEAAESQPGMQEYIFEPSAEAVLETLLPKYLETTIYGALQQAAASELGARMIAMGSATDNAQELISQLTLNYNKVRQATITREITEIVGGAEALK, from the coding sequence ATGCCTAGTGCACGGGAAATACGCCGTCGGATCCGCAGTGTAAAAAATATTCAGCAGATTACCAAAGCCATGAAAATGGTAGCGGCGGCCCGCCTCCGCCGGGCTCAGGAACGGGCCATGGCCGGCAAGCCCTACATGGAGAAAATACACGGAATTTTGGCCAGTGTAGCCGCTCATGCCGGTGAGGTGCAGCATCCTCTGCTGGCTGCCCGTGAGGTAAAAAAAGTGGGCTATCTGGTCATTGCCGCTGACAAAGGCCTGGCCGGAGCCTATTCTTCCAATGTGATCAAAGAAGCCCTGGCTCAGGTGAAGGGACGTCAGGATATCGGCTTGGCCACAGTCGGCCGCAAGGCCCGGGACTACTTCAAACGCCGCGATTATCCGGTGGAGCGGGAATATACCGGCTTTTCCGATAAACCCACCTACCAGCATGCGGTCATGCTGACCCGGGAACTGACCCAAGCCTACCTGGCCGGTGAATACGACGAGATCCATATCGTCTATACCCAGTTTTTTTCTCCGGCCCATTTTACGCCGGCAACGGTAAAACTGCTGCCCCTGGCGGCGCCGGAAGCGGCTGAGTCTCAGCCCGGCATGCAGGAATACATTTTCGAGCCTTCCGCCGAGGCAGTGCTGGAGACGCTGTTGCCAAAGTATCTGGAAACCACAATTTACGGTGCGCTGCAGCAGGCTGCAGCCAGTGAATTAGGCGCCCGGATGATAGCCATGGGATCGGCCACTGACAATGCCCAGGAACTGATCTCGCAACTGACTCTGAACTATAACAAAGTCCGCCAAGCCACCATTACCCGCGAGATTACAGAAATTGTGGGCGGTGCCGAGGCCTTGAAATAA
- the atpD gene encoding F0F1 ATP synthase subunit beta produces the protein MNIGRVIQVIGPVVDVEFAPEQLPAIYNAVKIEGQTGDVKVSLTAEVMQHLGDNTVRCVAMSSTDGLVRGMQATDTGMPVKIPVGKGTLGRVFNVLGEPVDNKPDKVVAEDYWPIHRPAPTFEQQETTPNILETGIKVVDLIAPYAKGGKIGLFGGAGVGKTVLIQELIRNIATEHGGYSVFAGVGERTREGNDLWMEMTESGVIEKTALVFGQMNEPPGARMRVGLTGLTMAEYFRDVGGQDVLLFVDNIFRFIQAGSEVSALLGRMPSAVGYQPTLGTDVGALQERITSTKTGSITSVQAVYVPADDLTDPAPAATFAHLDATTVLSRQISELGIYPAVDPLDSTSRILDPNILGQEHYQVARGVQEVLQRYKELQDIIAILGMEELSDEDKLTVARARRVQRFLSQPFFVAEVFTGSPGKYVPLSETIRGFKEILSGMHDDLPESAFYMVGTIDEAVEKARKMKGE, from the coding sequence GTGAATATCGGTAGAGTGATACAAGTCATTGGGCCGGTTGTCGACGTTGAGTTCGCGCCGGAGCAATTGCCTGCCATATACAACGCCGTTAAAATCGAAGGCCAAACAGGGGACGTCAAGGTCAGCCTGACGGCGGAAGTAATGCAGCATTTGGGCGACAACACTGTGCGTTGTGTTGCCATGAGTTCAACAGACGGTCTGGTGCGCGGCATGCAGGCCACCGACACCGGCATGCCGGTGAAAATACCTGTAGGCAAAGGAACCCTGGGACGGGTGTTTAACGTACTGGGAGAACCGGTGGATAACAAGCCCGACAAAGTCGTGGCGGAAGATTATTGGCCGATTCATCGTCCGGCTCCTACGTTTGAACAGCAGGAGACCACTCCGAACATTTTGGAAACCGGTATTAAAGTCGTAGACCTGATTGCTCCCTATGCCAAAGGCGGCAAGATCGGTCTGTTCGGCGGAGCCGGTGTAGGCAAAACCGTTTTGATTCAGGAACTGATCCGCAATATCGCCACTGAGCACGGCGGCTATTCGGTATTTGCCGGCGTAGGCGAACGTACCCGTGAAGGAAATGATCTCTGGATGGAAATGACCGAATCCGGCGTTATCGAAAAGACCGCCCTGGTGTTCGGCCAGATGAATGAACCGCCTGGAGCCCGTATGCGGGTAGGTCTGACCGGTTTGACCATGGCGGAATATTTCCGTGACGTTGGCGGTCAGGATGTACTGCTCTTTGTCGATAATATTTTCCGTTTTATCCAGGCCGGCTCTGAAGTATCGGCTCTCTTGGGCCGCATGCCCTCCGCCGTAGGATATCAGCCTACTCTCGGTACCGACGTAGGCGCTTTGCAGGAGCGGATTACCTCCACCAAAACCGGTTCCATCACTTCGGTGCAGGCAGTTTATGTACCGGCTGACGACTTGACTGACCCGGCTCCGGCAGCGACATTCGCTCACCTGGACGCCACTACGGTTCTGTCCCGTCAGATCTCCGAACTGGGCATTTATCCGGCTGTGGACCCTCTGGACTCCACCTCCCGGATCCTGGACCCCAACATTCTCGGTCAGGAGCACTATCAGGTTGCCCGCGGCGTGCAGGAAGTACTGCAACGTTACAAGGAACTCCAGGACATCATCGCCATTTTGGGTATGGAAGAGCTGTCTGACGAAGACAAACTCACCGTGGCCCGCGCCCGCAGGGTGCAGAGATTCCTGAGCCAGCCCTTCTTTGTAGCCGAAGTGTTTACCGGCTCTCCCGGCAAGTATGTGCCGCTGTCTGAGACGATTCGCGGCTTTAAGGAGATTTTAAGCGGTATGCATGATGACCTGCCGGAAAGTGCGTTTTATATGGTAGGTACCATTGATGAAGCGGTGGAAAAGGCGCGCAAAATGAAGGGGGAATAA
- a CDS encoding F0F1 ATP synthase subunit epsilon → MAKTFRLDIVTPERVLLSEEATMVVARAVDGDIGILPGHAPLITSLAIWPLKIKRADETEYQVSLCNGFMEVQPDKVTILAGCAELPAEIDPERARGAKARAESRLNGDRSDIDVVRAELALQRALVRLRVAGAEK, encoded by the coding sequence ATGGCCAAGACCTTTCGCCTGGACATTGTAACCCCTGAACGCGTCCTGCTGTCGGAAGAGGCCACGATGGTTGTGGCCCGCGCTGTTGACGGCGACATCGGCATTCTGCCCGGACACGCTCCGCTGATCACCTCTTTGGCGATTTGGCCTTTGAAGATCAAACGGGCGGATGAAACAGAGTATCAGGTTTCACTGTGCAATGGATTTATGGAAGTGCAGCCGGACAAGGTTACAATCCTGGCCGGTTGCGCCGAACTTCCCGCTGAAATTGACCCGGAGAGGGCTCGGGGCGCCAAAGCCCGCGCCGAATCCCGGTTAAATGGCGATCGCTCCGATATTGACGTCGTCAGGGCTGAACTGGCTTTACAGCGTGCTTTGGTGCGTCTGAGAGTCGCCGGAGCCGAAAAATAA
- a CDS encoding YwmB family TATA-box binding protein — MGRREMWFVTLLAVVSLLWVSGLSYRTAFSSRLLADSMRTAGVHVQEAHVNGWAQIALHAGSENRDLEETVHAAMGKLNLDRKQYSVSRHLDQTQRMIRAEYRNDHAQVTAAVQIVGLPAAPERYIVINILAANPGENFSEWENKAEQIIKDMGGLPRISTCLVGWLDGKLERDEWTKRFHTVLNVLDATVVSTMCDGGTVSITGYSPLLQDWLTVEGRRINVNLAMRYSPYDNRTYITIGSPVITREY, encoded by the coding sequence ATGGGGCGTCGGGAAATGTGGTTTGTTACTCTATTGGCCGTGGTTTCCTTACTGTGGGTAAGCGGCTTATCGTATCGGACGGCTTTTAGCAGCCGGCTGCTGGCGGATAGTATGCGCACCGCCGGGGTACACGTGCAGGAAGCCCATGTTAATGGCTGGGCCCAAATAGCCTTGCATGCCGGGAGCGAGAACAGGGACTTGGAAGAGACAGTTCATGCTGCCATGGGAAAACTGAACCTGGATCGGAAGCAGTATTCTGTCAGCCGTCATTTGGATCAGACTCAGCGGATGATCAGGGCGGAATACAGGAATGATCACGCGCAGGTGACGGCAGCAGTCCAGATTGTCGGGCTGCCGGCAGCACCGGAACGATATATCGTAATTAATATTCTGGCAGCAAATCCTGGAGAGAATTTTAGCGAATGGGAAAATAAGGCGGAGCAAATCATTAAAGATATGGGGGGGTTACCGCGCATAAGCACTTGCCTGGTTGGCTGGCTTGATGGTAAACTAGAGAGGGACGAATGGACGAAGCGATTTCATACCGTCCTGAACGTCCTGGATGCGACGGTTGTTTCCACCATGTGTGATGGCGGCACTGTGAGTATCACCGGATATTCGCCGTTGCTCCAGGACTGGCTGACAGTGGAAGGCCGCCGGATTAACGTTAATCTGGCAATGCGCTACAGTCCGTATGACAACCGAACTTACATTACCATCGGCTCCCCGGTCATTACCAGGGAGTATTAG
- the murA gene encoding UDP-N-acetylglucosamine 1-carboxyvinyltransferase, with protein MERLVIRGGRKLTGTVKVSGAKNAVLPIIAASLLGSSTSVLEEIPDLEDVRTFAEVLVQLGVSVNRTHSSLVIDSHDIKSCEASYELVRKMRASFLVMGPLLARLGRAVISLPGGCAIGTRPIDLHLKGFEALGAEIVMGHGSIEARAPRGLTGARIYLDFPSVGATENIIMAASLAKGQTILENPAEEPEIVDLATYLNAMGARIRGAGTNVIKIEGVTELRGMTHPVIPDRIEAGTYMVAAAMTGGDVRLENVISEHLKPVVAKLKEAGVYIEEDVTGIRVKGSADFKSVDIKTLPYPGFPTDMQAQFMAMLTVAKGTGVVTETVFENRFMHVDELKRMGANIKIDGRSAVIEGVSHLTGCPVKATDLRAGAALVLAGLVASGQTEIGHLHHIDRGYEKLVEKFQSLGADITRVDD; from the coding sequence GTGGAGAGATTAGTCATCAGGGGCGGCAGAAAACTGACCGGGACCGTTAAGGTCAGCGGAGCGAAAAATGCCGTACTGCCCATTATCGCTGCTTCCCTTCTGGGATCCTCGACCAGCGTTCTGGAGGAGATTCCTGACCTGGAGGACGTGAGAACATTTGCCGAAGTGCTTGTACAGCTTGGAGTTTCAGTGAATCGAACTCATTCATCACTTGTCATCGACTCCCATGATATCAAAAGCTGTGAAGCGTCGTATGAATTGGTCCGGAAAATGAGAGCCTCTTTTTTGGTGATGGGTCCCTTGCTGGCTCGTCTTGGCCGGGCGGTTATCTCCCTGCCGGGAGGCTGCGCCATCGGTACCCGGCCCATTGACCTGCATTTAAAAGGATTTGAAGCCTTAGGCGCTGAAATCGTGATGGGGCATGGCAGCATTGAGGCCCGTGCGCCTCGCGGATTGACCGGCGCCAGGATTTACCTGGATTTCCCTAGCGTAGGAGCCACTGAAAACATCATCATGGCCGCCAGTCTGGCCAAAGGTCAGACCATCCTGGAAAACCCGGCGGAAGAGCCGGAAATCGTGGATCTGGCCACCTATCTAAACGCTATGGGCGCCCGAATCAGGGGGGCAGGCACCAACGTTATCAAAATCGAAGGTGTAACAGAACTCCGGGGCATGACTCACCCGGTCATCCCCGACCGGATCGAAGCCGGCACCTATATGGTGGCCGCTGCCATGACCGGTGGTGATGTACGTCTGGAAAATGTAATCAGTGAACACCTGAAACCGGTCGTTGCCAAGCTGAAGGAAGCTGGCGTCTATATCGAAGAAGACGTAACCGGCATCCGGGTCAAAGGCAGCGCCGATTTTAAATCCGTAGACATCAAAACACTGCCTTATCCCGGATTTCCCACTGATATGCAGGCCCAGTTCATGGCCATGCTGACTGTGGCCAAAGGCACCGGCGTGGTTACTGAAACCGTATTCGAGAACCGGTTCATGCATGTGGATGAACTCAAGCGCATGGGAGCTAACATAAAAATCGACGGCCGCAGCGCCGTCATCGAAGGAGTCAGCCACCTTACCGGCTGTCCGGTAAAAGCCACTGACCTCAGAGCCGGAGCTGCCTTGGTACTGGCCGGGTTGGTAGCCAGCGGACAGACCGAAATCGGTCATCTGCACCATATCGACCGGGGTTATGAAAAGCTGGTGGAAAAATTCCAGTCCCTGGGCGCCGATATTACCCGGGTGGATGATTAA
- the spoIID gene encoding stage II sporulation protein D codes for MRSFALAIVSVAFLVIIVPLFIIIFFSGPAWVQAERPAPKKEDGMTVRVYLHETDEIKAMNLEEYVKGVVAAEMPAEFHPEALKAQAVAARTYAVQNMVSMGGAGLADRPGADVTTDPRLGQGWADEAKMKARWGFLGFQKYWPKINKAVEETQGMILTYQGKPIQAVFHSTSSERTASAKEVWGTDHPYLQSVPSAWDKDAPRYSENRLIPWEDIDKRLGTDTKTVTVSQSDAKNIAQVLSSTESGRVDRVRIGETTFSGQALREKLQLRSTRFSIQPKPAGLEFVTQGYGHGVGLSQYGANGMAKDGRTFNEILTYFYTGVVIEKLH; via the coding sequence ATGCGGAGCTTTGCGTTGGCGATCGTCAGTGTGGCATTCCTGGTAATTATTGTGCCGCTTTTCATCATTATTTTTTTCAGCGGTCCGGCCTGGGTACAGGCTGAAAGACCGGCGCCGAAGAAGGAGGATGGAATGACGGTTCGGGTCTATCTGCATGAAACAGATGAGATCAAAGCTATGAACCTGGAAGAGTATGTAAAGGGAGTAGTCGCGGCTGAAATGCCGGCCGAGTTTCATCCGGAAGCCTTGAAGGCCCAGGCAGTGGCAGCCCGGACCTATGCGGTGCAAAACATGGTCTCTATGGGCGGAGCGGGCTTGGCTGACCGTCCCGGGGCTGATGTTACCACCGATCCGCGTCTGGGCCAGGGATGGGCCGATGAGGCTAAGATGAAAGCCCGTTGGGGCTTCCTGGGCTTTCAGAAGTATTGGCCCAAGATCAATAAAGCAGTGGAAGAAACCCAGGGCATGATTCTGACCTACCAGGGGAAACCCATCCAGGCCGTGTTTCATTCTACCAGCAGTGAGCGCACCGCCAGCGCCAAAGAGGTGTGGGGGACGGACCACCCCTATCTGCAAAGCGTCCCCAGCGCTTGGGATAAGGATGCCCCCCGCTATAGCGAAAACCGGCTGATTCCCTGGGAGGACATTGACAAACGCCTGGGCACTGACACTAAAACCGTAACCGTCAGCCAAAGCGACGCCAAAAATATTGCCCAGGTACTATCATCCACCGAGTCCGGGCGAGTGGATCGGGTGCGGATCGGAGAGACTACTTTCAGCGGCCAGGCTTTACGGGAAAAGCTGCAATTGCGCTCAACCCGGTTCAGCATTCAGCCAAAGCCGGCAGGTCTGGAATTCGTTACCCAAGGCTACGGTCACGGCGTGGGACTGAGCCAGTACGGCGCTAACGGCATGGCCAAAGACGGCAGAACATTTAATGAAATATTGACCTATTTCTATACGGGTGTTGTAATTGAAAAGTTACATTGA
- a CDS encoding M23 family metallopeptidase — protein sequence MSNRLWPVHYWQAKKKRILAAITAFERRRDVTATGLVLIALIFTVAVVSGIQLSNGQSEKEQTGLPAQQGAVQSGVAVTKNEALSSHSVTGLIPGQEPADLLAAKPPPAASVEKPASKASSVPEKGICPVKGSPGLDYGWQYHSAFKDWRYHPGVDILTQGKEPVKAAFNGTVETISDDPRTGLTVVVKSGPYQVLYGSLSEAFVKQGQKLTAGQAVGLTGECFTEPGNHLHIGIKENGEYLNPREVIGN from the coding sequence ATGTCCAACAGACTATGGCCTGTTCATTATTGGCAAGCAAAGAAAAAACGCATTCTGGCGGCTATTACAGCCTTTGAGCGCCGGCGGGACGTTACGGCTACCGGTCTGGTTCTCATCGCTCTGATATTTACAGTCGCCGTCGTCAGCGGTATCCAACTCTCCAACGGCCAATCGGAGAAAGAACAAACCGGTTTACCGGCGCAGCAAGGGGCGGTTCAGTCGGGAGTGGCTGTGACCAAAAACGAGGCGTTGAGCAGTCACTCTGTCACCGGCTTGATTCCGGGGCAGGAACCGGCGGATCTTCTGGCCGCTAAGCCGCCGCCAGCGGCTTCTGTTGAAAAACCGGCATCCAAGGCGTCTTCGGTGCCGGAAAAGGGAATTTGTCCGGTTAAAGGCTCTCCGGGCCTGGATTATGGCTGGCAGTATCACTCTGCCTTCAAAGATTGGCGCTATCATCCCGGAGTGGATATCCTGACCCAGGGGAAAGAACCGGTGAAAGCCGCATTCAACGGTACAGTGGAAACAATCAGCGACGATCCCCGGACCGGACTGACAGTGGTGGTGAAATCCGGACCTTATCAGGTGCTCTACGGTTCCCTGTCCGAAGCCTTCGTGAAACAGGGGCAGAAACTGACCGCCGGACAGGCGGTGGGCTTAACCGGAGAATGTTTCACCGAACCGGGCAATCATTTACATATTGGCATCAAAGAAAACGGGGAGTATCTCAACCCTCGGGAAGTCATTGGAAATTGA
- the spoIIID gene encoding sporulation transcriptional regulator SpoIIID, producing MKDYIRKRVLDIGNHILGSKHTVRQTATVFGVSKSTVHKDMIERLPTINEHMAQHVKSVLETNKAERHIRGGEATRKKYKEGKPTCEN from the coding sequence ATGAAAGACTATATAAGAAAACGGGTTCTGGACATTGGAAATCATATTTTGGGCAGCAAGCACACTGTCCGGCAGACAGCAACCGTATTCGGAGTCAGCAAAAGCACGGTGCATAAAGATATGATTGAGCGGTTGCCGACAATTAATGAGCATATGGCCCAGCATGTCAAGTCGGTATTGGAGACCAATAAGGCTGAACGTCACATTCGCGGCGGTGAAGCCACGAGAAAAAAATATAAAGAAGGAAAACCGACCTGCGAAAATTAG
- a CDS encoding rod shape-determining protein encodes MFGMTTDIGVDLGTANVLVYVKGKGIVLREPSVVAMDRDTNRILAIGEEARRMLGRTPGNIVAIRPLREGVIADYDTTENMLRYFLQKISGSSWFGKPRIMICIPSGVTTVEKRAVLEAAMQAGARKTFLIEEPLAAALGAGLDISQPCGSMVIDIGGGTTDVAVLSLGGIVLSESLRVGGDKFDESIIRYIKKEYNMMIGERTAEEIKINCGTAYPPDRNEVVEIRGRDLISGLPKTMRISSAETKEALAESIQGIVDTVKAVLERTPPELAADIVDRGMVMTGGGSLLNGLDKLIQLETGIPTYLADDPLSCVALGTGKALDALESLQDSLTSINSNKGVSM; translated from the coding sequence ATGTTCGGGATGACAACTGACATTGGCGTAGACTTAGGAACCGCCAACGTACTCGTGTATGTGAAGGGAAAAGGTATCGTACTGCGTGAACCCTCTGTTGTCGCAATGGATCGGGATACTAATCGCATATTGGCCATCGGAGAGGAAGCCCGCAGAATGCTGGGACGTACCCCGGGAAATATCGTAGCCATTCGTCCGCTGCGTGAAGGTGTCATCGCCGATTATGACACCACAGAAAATATGCTGCGATATTTTCTGCAAAAAATATCCGGAAGTAGCTGGTTTGGCAAGCCGCGGATCATGATCTGCATTCCGTCAGGCGTTACCACGGTGGAGAAACGTGCGGTTCTGGAGGCGGCGATGCAGGCTGGTGCCAGAAAGACCTTTTTGATTGAAGAACCGCTGGCAGCGGCTCTGGGCGCGGGATTGGATATTTCACAGCCCTGCGGCTCCATGGTTATTGATATCGGCGGCGGCACTACCGATGTAGCTGTACTCAGCTTGGGCGGCATTGTTTTAAGCGAGTCATTGCGGGTGGGCGGCGACAAATTTGATGAATCCATTATCCGCTATATCAAAAAAGAATATAACATGATGATTGGCGAACGTACTGCCGAAGAAATAAAAATCAATTGCGGCACGGCCTATCCTCCCGACCGCAACGAGGTGGTCGAGATTCGGGGCCGGGATTTGATTTCGGGACTCCCCAAAACCATGAGGATCAGCTCAGCCGAGACTAAAGAAGCATTGGCTGAATCCATTCAGGGTATTGTGGACACCGTTAAAGCCGTGCTGGAGCGGACTCCGCCTGAACTGGCAGCGGATATTGTCGACCGGGGCATGGTCATGACCGGCGGCGGTTCGCTTTTAAACGGGTTGGACAAGCTCATTCAGCTGGAGACGGGAATTCCTACTTATTTGGCCGACGATCCTCTTTCCTGTGTGGCATTGGGCACGGGTAAAGCGCTGGATGCCCTGGAAAGTCTGCAGGACAGTCTGACTTCTATTAACTCCAATAAAGGGGTAAGCATGTAA
- the flgF gene encoding flagellar basal-body rod protein FlgF: protein MIRGVYSSASGMLAESLRTDVTANNLANANTTGYKKDVAVNKDFASLLIKRINDGQEENIGRLGVGVQVDEVVTMHDMGVTRVTGNPLDLAIEGKGFFAVETPTGVCYTRNGNFTRDSLGQLVTQDGYRVLGQGGAIQLDGSTIIGQNGSVRVTLTDDDQAEAIEVGQLQFVEFDNEKQLRKIGDSLYVYEGEQPPAQASGIIQQGMLEGSNVNVVTEMVNMITGYRAYEISAKVVQTHDTLLDKAANEVGRV, encoded by the coding sequence ATGATTAGAGGCGTTTACAGTTCAGCTTCAGGCATGCTGGCAGAATCGCTCCGTACCGATGTAACCGCCAATAACTTGGCTAACGCCAACACTACCGGTTATAAGAAGGATGTGGCGGTGAATAAAGATTTTGCCAGCCTTTTGATTAAACGGATCAATGACGGCCAGGAAGAGAATATTGGCCGGCTGGGCGTGGGTGTGCAGGTAGACGAGGTAGTCACTATGCATGACATGGGGGTTACCCGTGTGACCGGCAATCCTTTGGACCTGGCTATCGAAGGCAAAGGCTTTTTTGCCGTGGAAACTCCGACCGGCGTCTGCTACACCCGAAATGGCAATTTCACCCGCGACAGCCTGGGGCAATTGGTGACCCAGGATGGCTACCGGGTGCTGGGACAGGGGGGCGCCATCCAATTGGACGGTTCGACGATAATTGGACAAAATGGCTCTGTACGGGTCACTCTGACTGATGATGATCAGGCTGAAGCCATAGAAGTAGGCCAGCTTCAGTTTGTCGAATTTGACAATGAGAAACAGTTGCGTAAAATCGGCGACAGTCTCTACGTCTATGAAGGGGAACAGCCGCCGGCGCAGGCTTCCGGTATCATCCAGCAGGGCATGCTTGAAGGCTCCAATGTCAATGTTGTCACCGAAATGGTGAACATGATCACCGGTTATCGCGCTTATGAAATCAGCGCCAAAGTCGTCCAAACCCATGATACACTGCTTGACAAGGCGGCTAACGAAGTCGGGAGGGTGTAA